One genomic region from Streptomyces sp. NBC_01304 encodes:
- a CDS encoding L,D-transpeptidase family protein, which translates to MRIWGRAHTARTALAAAACLTLLTSCGSSADGSSSSGPGSDNKKAAGNAAPPTTDLKRIPEVGDRLQRQIPDNARQVVAVQGAGKDSADATVALYTKDGATWDRTRSWPAHNGKKGWTTDHREGDKRSPVGVFTLSDAGGVLADPGAKLPYTQSSAFQASRSWPKSHWHDFDLVVAIDYNRAKGTSPNDPTRPQGQSKGGYIWLHMDHGSGTSGCVSVSKQAMTYLLRTLDPKQHPVIVMGDKANLGA; encoded by the coding sequence ATGCGCATATGGGGACGGGCACACACGGCACGTACGGCACTCGCGGCGGCGGCATGCCTGACGCTGCTCACCTCCTGCGGGAGCTCCGCCGACGGCAGCTCGTCCAGCGGCCCGGGCTCCGACAACAAGAAGGCCGCCGGGAACGCCGCGCCGCCCACCACCGACCTCAAGCGCATCCCCGAGGTGGGTGACCGTCTGCAGCGGCAGATCCCGGATAACGCCCGCCAGGTCGTCGCCGTCCAGGGCGCGGGCAAGGACTCCGCGGACGCCACCGTGGCCCTCTACACCAAGGACGGCGCCACCTGGGACCGCACCCGCAGCTGGCCCGCCCACAACGGCAAGAAGGGCTGGACCACCGACCACCGCGAGGGCGACAAGCGCAGCCCCGTGGGCGTCTTCACGCTGTCCGACGCGGGCGGCGTCCTCGCCGACCCCGGCGCGAAGCTGCCGTACACCCAGTCCTCGGCCTTCCAGGCGTCCCGTTCCTGGCCCAAGTCCCACTGGCACGACTTCGACCTGGTCGTCGCCATCGACTACAACCGCGCCAAGGGCACCTCGCCCAACGACCCCACCCGCCCCCAGGGCCAGTCCAAGGGCGGCTACATCTGGCTGCACATGGACCACGGCAGCGGCACCTCGGGCTGTGTGAGCGTGTCCAAGCAGGCGATGACGTACCTCCTGCGCACCCTCGACCCGAAGCAGCACCCGGTGATCGTGATGGGCGACAAGGCGAATCTCGGCGCCTGA
- a CDS encoding DUF3817 domain-containing protein, producing the protein MVRTLRIAAHVEAVSLLALLANLLTAHVQAISSLCGPLHGSAYLVVIATTWMIPAGASSGARWRALIPGAGGLLALRRITQLRDAGRVARSSSISTE; encoded by the coding sequence ATGGTGCGCACGCTGCGGATCGCAGCCCACGTGGAGGCAGTGTCGCTGCTGGCCCTCCTTGCCAACCTGCTCACCGCACACGTACAGGCGATCTCCTCGCTCTGCGGCCCGCTGCACGGCAGCGCCTACCTCGTCGTCATCGCGACCACTTGGATGATTCCTGCGGGCGCCTCGTCGGGAGCCCGATGGCGAGCCCTCATCCCCGGAGCCGGCGGACTGCTGGCCCTGCGGCGGATCACTCAACTCCGCGACGCGGGCCGCGTCGCCCGCTCGAGTTCGATCAGCACGGAGTAG
- a CDS encoding ABC transporter ATP-binding protein has product MQISHLPYPDPGVPDARSGPRFLLWLGRNQLAGQLKSLAWGLLHFTSVMALPYGVGLAVQAVVDRSGVRLALAGGLLAVTGVAIACGEVMLHRTAVTNWITSAARVQQLLARKTAQLGAALTRRVAAGEVVAVSTGDVEKIGWFVEALSRFTAAAVTVVVVCVSLLVYAPELGLVVAVGVPVVALGVLPLLPRATKLADVQREKAGKATELASDTVAGLRVLRGIGGEELFLSRYRSASQEVRKAAVRNARMWSLISAVQILLPGLMLIAVVGYGLGLVRDGRIEVGELVTVYSAVMLLTYPLRHFEEIAMAYSFSRPSARRAARVLSLERVSYADGDERGADVGADSVDVPEKGLAQVPAGGLSGDLYDPATGLLAPSGRLTAVVCGDPDEAGRLAERLGGHAALEERTASVLLGGVALDEVPLDAARGAVLVQDKDPVLLSGTLTELLDVPASGQVTAEDALSAAECADVLEALAQASVDDDPMAAPITERGRSLSGGQRQRLALARSLVTDPEVLVLDEPTSAVDSHTEARIAEGLRALRKGRTTVVLTSSPLLLDRAERVVLVTEGEVVAVGVHRELVHTDPRYRAVVTRETDEEQAEHAEHVEHAPQQTKAEQGSFVGEFGSAYDIEETA; this is encoded by the coding sequence ATGCAGATCAGTCACCTTCCGTATCCGGATCCGGGTGTGCCCGACGCACGCTCGGGTCCCCGATTCCTGCTGTGGCTCGGGCGGAACCAGCTGGCCGGTCAGCTGAAGTCACTGGCGTGGGGTCTGCTGCACTTCACCTCCGTGATGGCCCTGCCGTACGGCGTCGGCCTCGCGGTGCAGGCCGTGGTGGACCGCTCCGGGGTGCGGCTCGCGCTCGCCGGTGGACTGCTTGCCGTGACCGGTGTGGCCATCGCCTGCGGCGAGGTCATGCTGCACCGTACGGCCGTCACCAACTGGATCACCTCGGCGGCCCGGGTGCAGCAGCTGCTCGCCCGCAAGACGGCCCAGCTGGGGGCCGCCCTCACCCGCCGCGTCGCCGCTGGTGAAGTGGTGGCCGTATCAACAGGTGACGTAGAGAAAATTGGATGGTTCGTAGAGGCGCTCTCCCGGTTCACGGCGGCGGCCGTCACCGTCGTCGTGGTCTGTGTGAGCCTCCTCGTGTACGCGCCGGAGCTCGGCCTGGTCGTCGCGGTGGGCGTGCCCGTCGTGGCGCTCGGCGTGCTGCCGCTGCTGCCGCGCGCCACCAAGCTCGCCGACGTGCAGCGCGAAAAGGCGGGCAAGGCAACCGAGTTGGCGTCCGACACGGTGGCCGGGTTGCGGGTGCTGCGCGGCATCGGCGGCGAGGAGCTGTTCCTCAGCCGCTACCGGAGCGCCTCCCAGGAGGTCCGCAAGGCGGCCGTGCGCAACGCCAGGATGTGGTCGCTCATCAGCGCCGTCCAGATCCTGCTGCCCGGCCTGATGCTCATCGCGGTGGTCGGCTACGGACTGGGGCTCGTGCGGGACGGCCGCATCGAGGTCGGTGAACTGGTCACGGTCTACAGCGCGGTGATGCTCCTGACGTATCCGCTGCGCCACTTCGAGGAGATCGCCATGGCGTACTCCTTCTCCCGCCCGTCGGCACGGCGCGCGGCTCGGGTCCTTTCGCTGGAGCGGGTCTCGTACGCGGACGGGGACGAGCGCGGTGCGGACGTCGGGGCCGACTCCGTCGACGTACCGGAAAAGGGTCTCGCACAGGTACCGGCAGGGGGTCTGTCCGGCGATCTGTACGACCCGGCGACCGGGCTGCTCGCGCCGAGCGGGCGGCTGACCGCCGTGGTGTGCGGCGACCCGGACGAGGCGGGGCGGCTCGCGGAGCGGCTCGGCGGGCATGCGGCGCTGGAGGAGCGGACGGCGTCCGTTCTGCTCGGGGGCGTTGCCCTCGACGAAGTGCCGCTGGACGCCGCGCGCGGCGCGGTGCTCGTGCAGGACAAGGACCCGGTGCTGCTCTCCGGGACCCTGACGGAGCTTCTCGACGTGCCCGCTTCGGGGCAGGTGACGGCCGAGGACGCGCTGTCCGCCGCCGAGTGCGCGGATGTGCTCGAGGCGCTGGCGCAGGCGTCCGTGGACGACGATCCGATGGCGGCGCCGATCACGGAGCGGGGCCGGTCGCTCTCCGGCGGTCAGCGCCAACGGCTCGCCCTGGCACGGTCGTTGGTCACCGACCCCGAGGTCCTGGTGCTCGACGAGCCCACGTCCGCCGTCGACTCGCACACGGAGGCGCGGATCGCCGAGGGGCTGCGGGCGCTGCGGAAGGGACGTACGACCGTCGTCCTCACGTCCTCGCCGCTGCTGCTCGACCGGGCCGAACGCGTCGTCCTCGTGACCGAGGGCGAGGTCGTCGCGGTGGGCGTGCACCGGGAGTTGGTGCACACCGACCCGCGCTACCGGGCCGTGGTCACCCGCGAGACGGACGAGGAGCAGGCAGAACACGCAGAGCACGTGGAGCACGCACCACAACAGACCAAGGCTGAACAGGGCTCCTTCGTGGGCGAGTTCGGCTCCGCCTACGACATCGAGGAGACGGCATGA
- a CDS encoding peptide-N4-asparagine amidase has product MRRRRTLPSLCAGFALAAGTLLGPAAAAQAADEVPAEFGTDWHDPLTAAPPIPKPDAKSCQVTVAEAQFKDFTPYQGAYAPPKGCGDNWSKVVLRLEGKVKGRQYDRLGYLHIGGVEVLRTSTPQPSPDGIAWQVEKDVTRYADTLRSDQRVEMLIGNVVNDTYTGIIDVKATLTFYAAEGRAKPAKTPDRVLTLDDGKLTTPRNSERIVAEVYATGSGGGCEEYWYLSVPDPAPYSCKTPDGPYREVQISVDGKLAGIAAPFPTVWTGGWSNPFLWYVIPGPRAFDIKPITYDLTPFAGLLNDGRAHRVDVSVVGVPEGQTGWSTPVNVLVWQDHGAEQVTGRLTGHKVGETANSSKHTPGSEHRVVTEGGHRLTTAGYLDTSHGRVTTTVTRELTATSVHRWTEGEAMDALDGTWTDHETVVRDGRGPATTTRTQRTYTMDGTTTLGAGDRLRTAIDLGDREKTVTHQGGRRLNWAYLDDSYSGDATYTANVPRDQRHAVGTSRERYRLTGDTGCYDRTLATEQGILTENRLRC; this is encoded by the coding sequence ATGAGACGACGAAGGACCCTCCCGTCCCTGTGCGCGGGATTCGCCCTGGCCGCAGGCACGTTGCTCGGCCCGGCCGCCGCCGCACAGGCGGCCGACGAAGTGCCGGCGGAGTTCGGCACGGACTGGCACGACCCGCTCACCGCCGCACCCCCGATACCGAAGCCGGACGCCAAGTCCTGCCAAGTGACCGTCGCCGAGGCCCAGTTCAAGGACTTCACGCCTTATCAGGGCGCGTACGCACCGCCGAAGGGCTGCGGCGACAACTGGAGCAAGGTCGTCCTGCGCCTCGAAGGCAAGGTCAAGGGGCGGCAGTACGACCGCCTCGGCTATCTGCACATCGGCGGGGTCGAAGTCTTGCGTACGTCGACGCCGCAGCCCTCGCCGGACGGCATCGCCTGGCAGGTCGAGAAGGACGTCACGCGCTACGCCGACACCCTGCGCTCCGACCAGCGGGTCGAGATGCTGATCGGCAACGTCGTCAACGACACCTACACCGGCATCATCGACGTCAAGGCGACGCTGACCTTCTACGCCGCCGAAGGCCGAGCCAAGCCCGCGAAGACTCCCGATCGCGTACTGACCCTCGACGACGGCAAGTTGACCACCCCGCGCAACAGCGAGCGCATCGTCGCCGAGGTCTACGCCACCGGCTCGGGCGGCGGCTGCGAGGAGTACTGGTACCTGTCCGTGCCGGACCCCGCACCCTACTCGTGCAAGACCCCGGACGGCCCCTACCGGGAGGTGCAGATCAGCGTCGACGGGAAGCTCGCGGGGATCGCCGCGCCGTTCCCGACGGTGTGGACCGGCGGCTGGTCCAACCCCTTTCTCTGGTACGTGATCCCCGGCCCGCGCGCCTTCGACATCAAGCCGATCACCTACGACCTCACCCCCTTCGCGGGCCTCCTGAACGACGGTCGCGCGCACCGCGTCGACGTCTCCGTCGTCGGCGTCCCTGAGGGTCAGACCGGCTGGAGCACCCCGGTCAATGTGCTGGTCTGGCAGGACCACGGCGCCGAGCAGGTCACCGGCAGACTGACCGGGCACAAGGTCGGCGAAACTGCCAACTCGTCCAAGCACACGCCCGGTTCGGAACACCGCGTCGTCACCGAGGGCGGCCACCGGCTCACCACCGCCGGCTACCTCGACACCTCGCACGGCCGGGTCACCACCACCGTCACGCGTGAGCTCACCGCCACCTCCGTGCACCGCTGGACCGAGGGCGAGGCGATGGACGCACTGGACGGCACCTGGACCGACCACGAGACGGTCGTCCGGGACGGGCGCGGTCCCGCCACGACGACCCGCACCCAACGTACGTACACCATGGACGGCACCACGACGCTCGGCGCGGGCGACCGGCTGCGCACCGCCATCGACCTCGGCGACCGCGAGAAGACGGTCACGCATCAAGGCGGGCGACGCCTCAACTGGGCGTACCTGGACGACAGTTACTCCGGCGACGCCACCTACACCGCGAACGTGCCCCGCGACCAGCGGCACGCCGTCGGCACTTCCCGCGAGCGCTACCGGCTGACGGGCGACACGGGCTGTTACGACCGCACCCTCGCCACCGAGCAGGGAATCCTGACGGAGAACCGGCTGCGCTGCTGA
- a CDS encoding PadR family transcriptional regulator: MKPDAVRGHLDGLLLAVLEPGPLHGYAIIAAVQERSGGALELRTGTIYPALQRLERLGLLSSSWESTGERRRRCYALTEAGQRTLAGERTAWSEFTAAIGSVLNPAAPPNTSAGLAT; encoded by the coding sequence ATGAAGCCGGATGCGGTGCGAGGGCACCTGGATGGACTGCTGCTTGCCGTACTGGAGCCGGGTCCGCTGCACGGGTACGCGATCATCGCCGCGGTACAGGAGCGCAGCGGGGGCGCGCTCGAACTGCGTACGGGCACGATCTACCCGGCCCTGCAGCGACTCGAGCGGCTCGGACTGCTGAGCAGCAGCTGGGAGTCGACCGGCGAACGGCGCCGGCGGTGCTACGCGCTGACCGAGGCCGGTCAGCGCACCCTGGCCGGCGAGCGGACGGCGTGGAGCGAGTTCACCGCCGCGATCGGCTCGGTCCTGAACCCCGCAGCGCCGCCCAACACCTCGGCAGGGCTTGCCACATGA
- a CDS encoding permease prefix domain 1-containing protein: protein MSDAGPTSGSHTDPIADHVAALDAALHGPARAKARMIDEIRDGLTDTAAAYTDDGLPHEQAAHLAVREFGTVEELVPSCQGELTVAQARHTARAVVLTAPFLIACWYLSWTVEHGQAWQLPRTAQLLAVHLAGVATVAALLAAATLAATGTLARRLPTPDRLPLVVGWAGTTASVSMAVTTLALATAAALATSWPLLALAGALAAASHASVAGSARACRRCAGLPLARPALAGVRG, encoded by the coding sequence ATGAGCGACGCCGGCCCGACCAGCGGCTCACACACCGACCCGATCGCGGACCATGTGGCGGCCCTCGATGCCGCCCTGCACGGACCGGCCCGGGCCAAGGCCAGGATGATCGACGAGATTCGCGACGGCCTCACGGACACGGCGGCGGCGTACACCGACGACGGGCTGCCCCACGAGCAGGCCGCGCACCTCGCGGTGCGGGAGTTCGGCACGGTCGAGGAGCTCGTGCCCAGCTGCCAGGGCGAACTGACCGTCGCGCAGGCCCGGCACACCGCACGGGCCGTCGTGCTGACCGCGCCCTTCCTGATCGCCTGCTGGTATCTGTCCTGGACGGTCGAGCACGGCCAGGCGTGGCAACTGCCGCGCACCGCTCAGCTGTTGGCCGTGCATCTCGCCGGCGTCGCGACCGTCGCCGCGCTGCTCGCCGCGGCGACGCTGGCCGCCACCGGTACCCTCGCCCGCCGGCTTCCCACGCCCGACCGGCTGCCGCTGGTGGTCGGCTGGGCGGGCACCACGGCCAGTGTCTCCATGGCGGTCACGACGCTCGCGCTCGCCACCGCCGCCGCGCTCGCCACGAGTTGGCCGCTGCTCGCCCTGGCCGGCGCACTCGCGGCCGCCTCGCACGCCTCGGTGGCCGGTTCGGCCCGCGCCTGCCGTCGCTGCGCCGGGCTGCCCCTCGCGCGGCCCGCCCTCGCCGGGGTGCGCGGCTGA
- a CDS encoding FAD-binding and (Fe-S)-binding domain-containing protein, whose translation MPLLEPNPDRLRPEPGRAAPSPDRVQDRQAQGTPEPLRGELIALLGEEKVLSKVSDLVRYASDASPYRFLPQVVVVAEDIDDVSAILSYAHGKGREVVFRAAGTSLNGQAQGEDILVDVRKHWAGVEVLGDGAQARIGPGTTVVRANATLSRYGRVLGPDPASAIACTLGGVVANNASGMTAGTTRNSYRTLASLTFVLPSGTVVDTGEDAADEQLAHAEPALCEGLLAIKREIEADPDLVARIRAKYEIKNTNGYRLDAYLDGSTPAEILRGLMVGSEGTFGFISEVVFDTLPLDRQVSSALLFFPSLPAAAAAVPLFNEAGAIAVELMDGNTLRASVSVQGVPADWAELPKGTTALLVEFRAPDEAGQAAYEGAAARALEGLELVKPVVSVTNEFTRDAKTIGGYWKARKAFVTAVGGSRPAGTTLITEDFAVPPSQLADACSQLLELQTRHGFDAAVAGHAAHGNLHFLLAFDASKEADVGRYAAFMDDFCRLTVERFDGSLKAEHATGRNIAPFLELEWGPKATELMWRTKQVIDPDGVLAPRIVLDRDPKAHLRGLKTIPKVEAIADPCIECGFCEPTCPSHDLTTSPRQRIVLRREVMRQAADSPVEDKLLEAYGYDAVDTCAGDSTCKLACPVGIDTGMMMKDFRHARHTPREERIAALAAKNFKAVEVSARLAVAAADKISDRLLTAVTRTARKAVRPDLVPEWLPQIPGAAARRLPTTSRVGASAVYYPACVNRIFGGPEAKGGPSLAQAVVAVSARAGKPVWIPGDVAGTCCATIWHSKGYWDGNKVMANRIVEAAWGWTAGGRLPLVVDASSCTLGIADEIVPYLTDANRELHAELAIVDSLVWAAEELLPQLTVLRKVGSAVVHTTCSMRHLGDGPQLRAVAEACAEEVVTPDDEACCGFAGDRGMLHKELTESATAREAAEVTSRHYDAHLSANRMCEVGMDHATGRSYYSVLIELERATRPASRS comes from the coding sequence ATGCCCCTGCTGGAGCCGAACCCCGACCGCCTGCGCCCCGAACCGGGCCGGGCCGCCCCGTCACCCGACCGGGTGCAGGACCGGCAGGCGCAGGGGACTCCGGAGCCGCTGCGCGGCGAGCTGATCGCACTGCTCGGCGAGGAGAAGGTGCTCAGCAAGGTCTCGGACCTGGTGCGGTACGCCTCCGACGCCAGCCCCTACCGCTTCCTGCCGCAGGTCGTCGTGGTTGCCGAGGACATCGACGACGTCTCGGCGATCCTGTCGTACGCGCACGGGAAGGGCCGCGAAGTCGTCTTCCGCGCGGCCGGCACCAGCCTGAACGGGCAGGCACAGGGCGAGGACATCCTGGTCGACGTGCGCAAGCACTGGGCGGGCGTCGAGGTGCTCGGCGACGGCGCGCAGGCCCGCATCGGCCCCGGCACCACGGTGGTGCGGGCCAATGCGACGCTGTCCCGGTACGGCCGGGTGCTCGGCCCCGACCCGGCGAGCGCGATCGCCTGCACGCTCGGCGGGGTCGTCGCCAACAACGCCTCCGGGATGACGGCGGGCACGACCCGCAACTCCTACCGGACACTCGCCTCGCTCACCTTCGTCCTGCCGTCGGGCACGGTCGTCGACACCGGCGAGGACGCTGCCGACGAACAGCTCGCGCACGCCGAACCGGCGCTCTGCGAGGGCCTGTTGGCCATCAAGCGGGAGATCGAGGCGGACCCGGATCTCGTCGCCCGGATCCGCGCCAAGTACGAGATCAAGAACACCAACGGCTATCGCCTCGACGCCTATCTCGACGGCTCGACCCCGGCGGAGATCCTGCGCGGCCTGATGGTCGGCTCGGAGGGCACCTTCGGCTTCATCTCCGAGGTCGTCTTCGACACACTGCCGCTCGACCGGCAGGTGTCCTCGGCGCTGTTGTTCTTCCCCTCGCTGCCGGCGGCGGCTGCCGCGGTGCCGCTGTTCAACGAGGCCGGCGCGATCGCCGTCGAGCTGATGGACGGCAACACCCTGCGCGCCTCGGTCAGCGTCCAAGGCGTGCCCGCCGACTGGGCGGAGCTGCCGAAAGGGACGACGGCACTGCTCGTGGAGTTCCGGGCGCCGGACGAGGCGGGGCAGGCGGCGTACGAGGGGGCCGCGGCCCGCGCCCTCGAAGGGCTCGAACTGGTCAAGCCGGTCGTGTCGGTGACCAATGAGTTCACCCGGGACGCCAAGACGATCGGCGGGTACTGGAAGGCACGTAAGGCATTCGTGACGGCGGTGGGCGGGTCGCGGCCCGCCGGCACGACGCTGATCACCGAGGACTTCGCGGTGCCGCCCTCACAACTGGCCGACGCCTGCTCCCAGTTGCTGGAGCTGCAGACCCGGCACGGGTTCGACGCGGCCGTCGCGGGGCATGCCGCGCACGGCAATCTGCACTTCCTGCTCGCCTTCGACGCGAGCAAGGAGGCGGACGTCGGGCGCTATGCCGCGTTCATGGACGACTTCTGCCGCCTCACCGTCGAGCGCTTCGACGGCTCGCTCAAGGCCGAGCACGCCACGGGCCGCAACATCGCGCCGTTCCTGGAGCTGGAGTGGGGCCCGAAGGCGACCGAGTTGATGTGGCGCACGAAGCAGGTCATCGACCCCGACGGGGTGCTCGCCCCGCGAATCGTCCTGGACCGCGACCCCAAGGCGCATCTGCGCGGCCTGAAGACCATCCCGAAGGTCGAGGCGATCGCCGACCCGTGCATCGAGTGCGGCTTCTGCGAACCGACCTGCCCCAGCCACGACTTGACCACCTCGCCACGTCAGCGGATCGTGCTGCGCCGCGAGGTGATGCGGCAGGCCGCGGACTCCCCCGTCGAGGACAAGCTGCTCGAGGCGTACGGATATGACGCCGTGGACACCTGCGCAGGCGACTCGACCTGCAAGCTGGCCTGCCCCGTCGGCATCGACACCGGCATGATGATGAAGGACTTCCGGCACGCCCGGCACACGCCGCGCGAGGAGCGGATCGCGGCCCTCGCGGCGAAGAACTTCAAGGCGGTGGAGGTCTCGGCCCGGCTCGCGGTGGCCGCCGCCGACAAGATCAGCGACCGGTTGCTCACGGCCGTGACGCGTACCGCCCGCAAGGCAGTACGCCCCGACCTGGTCCCCGAGTGGCTGCCCCAGATCCCGGGCGCGGCCGCCCGCAGGCTGCCCACCACCTCACGGGTCGGAGCGAGCGCCGTGTACTACCCGGCGTGCGTCAACCGCATCTTCGGCGGGCCCGAGGCGAAGGGCGGGCCCTCGCTCGCGCAGGCCGTCGTCGCGGTGTCGGCGCGGGCGGGAAAGCCGGTGTGGATCCCCGGTGACGTGGCCGGCACCTGCTGCGCCACCATCTGGCACTCCAAGGGGTACTGGGACGGCAACAAGGTCATGGCCAACCGCATCGTCGAGGCGGCCTGGGGCTGGACGGCGGGCGGGCGGCTGCCGCTCGTGGTGGACGCCTCCTCGTGCACGCTCGGCATCGCGGACGAGATCGTGCCGTATCTGACCGACGCCAACCGCGAGTTGCACGCCGAACTCGCCATCGTGGACTCCCTGGTGTGGGCCGCCGAGGAGCTGCTGCCGCAGCTGACCGTCCTGCGCAAGGTCGGCTCGGCCGTCGTGCACACCACCTGCTCCATGCGCCACCTCGGCGACGGCCCGCAGCTGCGCGCGGTCGCCGAGGCCTGCGCCGAAGAGGTGGTCACCCCCGACGACGAGGCCTGCTGCGGCTTCGCCGGCGACCGGGGCATGCTGCACAAGGAGCTCACCGAATCGGCCACGGCCCGCGAGGCCGCCGAGGTCACCTCGCGGCACTACGACGCCCATCTGTCGGCCAACCGGATGTGCGAGGTCGGCATGGACCATGCGACGGGGCGCAGTTACTACTCCGTGCTGATCGAACTCGAGCGGGCGACGCGGCCCGCGTCGCGGAGTTGA
- a CDS encoding Gfo/Idh/MocA family protein, with product MHDENATPLPDESAATTPETSTSSDPSRRSVLRTASIAGAAGLGIGALGSGTASAAPEQSAATAAQAAQAPARQGETMIGVPFEKRSTVRVGIVGLGNRGGSMIDLFLAQPQVKVVALCDPVKDKTAAAAKKVTDAGQPAPATYTKGEHDFENLCKRTDIDFVYVATPWDWHFEMAKTAMLNGKHVGVECPIALQLDQLWELVDLSERTRRHCMQLENCCYGKNEMRVLRMAHAGLFGDLLHGAGAYNHDLRGLMFDPDYYEGPWRRLWHTRLRGDLYPNHGFGPVSNYMDINRGDRVTHISSYGTPALGLAAYRKANMPPGDPSWKETYIESDRTISLVQTAKGRVIRLEHDVSTPHPYSRINNLGGTKGVFEDYPARIYLEPDHSDDAWHDFGGYADWDHWLWKEHANPPGGHGGMDYMLVFRLMQCMQLGLVPDFDVYDAVTWTAPVPLSHLSIKANGAPQPIPDFTRGLWKKTRPGMDSEKPKA from the coding sequence ATGCACGACGAGAACGCCACCCCACTGCCCGACGAGTCCGCCGCGACCACCCCCGAAACCTCCACGTCATCCGACCCTTCCCGTAGGTCGGTGCTCCGCACCGCCTCGATCGCCGGTGCCGCCGGGCTCGGCATCGGCGCCCTCGGCAGCGGTACGGCGAGCGCGGCGCCCGAGCAGAGCGCGGCCACGGCCGCTCAGGCCGCTCAGGCGCCGGCCCGGCAGGGCGAGACCATGATCGGCGTACCGTTCGAGAAGCGCAGCACGGTGCGGGTCGGGATCGTCGGCCTAGGCAATCGCGGCGGCAGCATGATCGACCTCTTTCTCGCCCAGCCGCAGGTCAAGGTCGTGGCCCTCTGCGACCCGGTCAAGGACAAGACGGCCGCGGCCGCCAAGAAGGTCACGGACGCGGGCCAGCCCGCCCCGGCGACGTACACCAAGGGCGAGCACGACTTCGAGAACCTGTGCAAGCGCACCGACATCGACTTCGTGTACGTCGCCACGCCCTGGGACTGGCACTTCGAGATGGCCAAGACGGCGATGCTGAACGGGAAGCACGTCGGCGTGGAGTGTCCGATCGCGCTGCAGCTGGACCAGCTGTGGGAGCTGGTCGATCTGTCCGAGCGCACCCGCAGACACTGCATGCAGCTGGAGAACTGCTGCTACGGCAAGAACGAGATGCGGGTCCTGCGCATGGCGCACGCCGGGCTCTTCGGCGATTTGCTGCACGGCGCGGGCGCGTACAACCACGATCTGCGCGGCCTGATGTTCGACCCCGACTACTACGAAGGTCCGTGGCGGCGCCTGTGGCACACCCGGCTGCGCGGTGACCTGTACCCCAACCACGGGTTCGGGCCGGTCTCCAACTACATGGACATCAACCGCGGCGACCGCGTCACCCACATATCCAGCTACGGCACCCCGGCGCTCGGCCTCGCCGCGTACCGCAAGGCCAACATGCCGCCCGGTGACCCGAGTTGGAAGGAGACCTACATCGAGAGCGACCGGACGATCAGTCTGGTCCAGACGGCGAAGGGCCGCGTCATCCGGCTCGAGCACGATGTGTCGACGCCGCACCCCTACAGCCGGATCAACAACCTCGGCGGCACCAAGGGCGTGTTCGAGGACTACCCGGCGCGCATCTACCTGGAGCCGGACCACAGCGACGACGCCTGGCACGACTTCGGCGGGTACGCCGACTGGGACCACTGGCTGTGGAAGGAGCACGCCAACCCGCCCGGCGGACACGGCGGCATGGACTACATGCTGGTGTTCCGGCTGATGCAGTGCATGCAGCTCGGCCTGGTGCCGGACTTCGACGTGTACGACGCGGTGACCTGGACGGCGCCGGTGCCGCTGAGCCATCTGTCGATCAAGGCGAACGGTGCGCCGCAGCCGATTCCGGACTTCACGCGCGGGCTGTGGAAGAAGACACGGCCGGGGATGGACTCGGAGAAGCCCAAGGCCTAG